One window of Paroedura picta isolate Pp20150507F chromosome 2, Ppicta_v3.0, whole genome shotgun sequence genomic DNA carries:
- the DUSP8 gene encoding dual specificity protein phosphatase 8 isoform X4: MPLDVMIASSEDQFWPDMHKGQMKLKIRVRRMKESRDIRGGFATFSSCFPGLCEGKPAAILPMSISQPCLPVANIGPTRILPHLYLGSQKDVLNKDLMTQNGISYVLNASNSCPKPDFICDSHFMRIPVNDNYCEKLLPWLDKSIEFIDKAKVSSCQVIVHCLAGISRSATIAIAYIMKTMGMSSDDAYRFVKDRRPSISPNFNFLGQLLEYERSLKLLKALKAHGEKIEGEFQEDQLEAQGGNKHLSTSEKAEEVFKSTSVEISSVDSERPSGVHKVVSPTVLQQGLNGLHLSSERIQDTNRLKRSFSLDIKSAYTPSQMQDTQEPTEAGETPKLCKLDSPSGPNGTCQFSPVPDSPDWPSGPDFLLEAKVRQRRKHRHQAGSPAHGLSLNFSGVCAMHKSTSMEDSLKQTLRLSLPSVGQQLAQPVTTPTSAGTWGMHLESPSTPSSENPWYFSTDSASGSKGSGSGTLFASTTTYSSFSCSTIQASCEIRLRDKQRGEQRDVRHSWHEDSAAEKQFKRRSCQMEFEETLSESRSREDLGKISKQSSFSGSMEIIEVS; this comes from the exons GGGGTTTTGCCACCTTCTCATCTTGCTTCCCAGGACTCTGTGAAGGTAAACCTGCTGCCatcctgccaatgagcatctctCAGCCATGTTTGCCAGTGGCCAACATTGGCCCAACACGCATCCTGCCTCATCTTTATTTGGGCTCCCAGAAAGATGTCTTAAATAAG GACCTGATGACTCAGAATGGGATAAGCTATGTCCTCAATGCCAGCAACTCGTGTCCCAAGCCAGATTTCATTTGTGACAGTCACTTCATGCGCATTCCTGTCAATGACAATTACTGTGAGAAGCTCTTGCCCTGGCTGGACAAGTCCATTGAGTTCATAG ATAAAGCCAAGGTGTCCAGCTGCCAGGTGATAGTGCACTGCCTAGCAGGGATCTCCCGATCAGCCACCATTGCCATCGCCTACATCATGAAGACCATGGGCATGTCTTCAGATGATGCCTACAG GTTTGTCAAAGACCGTCGTCCTTCCATATCACCCAACTTCAACTTCTTGGGTCAGCTCCTAGAGTATGAGAGAAGTCTGAAGCTCCTCAAAGCTTTGAAGGCCcatggggagaaaattgagggggAATTCCAGGAAGACCAACTTGAAGCACAGGGAGGCAACAAACACCTGTCTACCTCAGAAAAGGCCGAGGAGGTATTTAAAAGCACAAGTGTGGAGATCTCCTCAGTTGACTCTGAGAGACCATCAGGAGTTCACAAGGTTGTCTCACCTACAGTGCTACAGCAAGGACTCAATGGGCTGCACTTGTCTTCTGAGCGTATCCAAGACACCAACCGGCTGAAGCGTTCCTTCTCCCTGGATATTAAGTCGGCCTACACTCCGAGCCAAATGCAAGATACCCAAGAACCCACAGAGGCAGGAGAAACCCCCAAGCTTTGTAAGCTTGACAGCCCATCAGGCCCTAATGGCACATGCCAGTTCTCTCCTGTTCCAGACAGTCCAGATTGGCCTAGTGGTCCTGACTTCCTTCTAGAGGCCAAAGTACGACAGAGGCGGAAGCATCGACACCAGGCGGGCTCCCCTGCCCATGGGCTGAGCCTTAACTTCAGCGGCGTTTGTGCCATGCATAAAAGCACCAGCATGGAGGACAGTCTCAAGCAGACGCTTCGGCTGAGCCTTCCCAGTGTGGGGCAACAGCTGGCCCAGCCAGTCACCACCCCAACCTCTGCAGGCACTTGGGGGATGCATTTGGAATCCCCCAGCACTCCTTCATCGGAGAATCCCTGGTACTTCAGCACTGACTCAGCCTCAGGCAGCAAAGGCAGCGGCAGCGGGACTCTCTTTGCCAGCACCACCACCTATTCTTCCTTCAGCTGCAGCACAATCCAGGCAAGTTGTGAGATCAGACTGAGGGACAAGCAGCGAGGGGAGCAGCGGGATGTGCGGCACAGCTGGCACGAGGACAGCGCAGCCGAGAAGCAGTTCAAGAGGAGAAGCTGCCAGATGGAGTTTGAAGAGACCTTGTCAGAGAGCAGGTCTCGGGAAGACCTAGGCAAAATCAGCAAACAGTCTAGCTTTTCCGGCAGCATGGAAATCATAGAAGTGTCCTGA